The following coding sequences lie in one Silene latifolia isolate original U9 population chromosome 5, ASM4854445v1, whole genome shotgun sequence genomic window:
- the LOC141655732 gene encoding mRNA export factor GLE1-like — MAEIAFLEMTYQHNLRVTEELRNQVTSLTAELIAEKEKYTSAILREVKAIEAIRECEVKLDIHYQRKIGETLDNHLIVIRRDYEEKFRQLKMKEEDVARRESAIIAEEIKAAAEAERAKKAAAEAERAKEAAAEIERAKKAAAEAKRVKEAAAEAERAKEAENALMYDEELLRGIVRLIRQISGSVENVRSKTRDILRTLNNSNVPQSVTIAIFAKKVISLYETRKSDSDVFACGRVIVNVSVQVPAVMSSVLAEFHKECMYTVPKHITYSKAAFETEERYFKAIGFREKNGKLETMDKYLERLESWMKLYGALIQTEGHRLEYGWTWLARFLNTLPVNVFTASALTAFLEMAGFALDEKYKDQFRKVLTAISREFVQKLKASRNQGINPVVMRLEDYIKSNKFLVEPEGMRLRISLSSNNAYL; from the coding sequence ATGGCGGAAATTGCGTTTCTGGAGATGACATATCAGCACAATCTTAGGGTTACAGAAGAATTAAGGAATCAAGTAACCTCATTAACGGCAGAGTTGATCGCCGAAAAGGAGAAATATACCTCGGCTATTCTTCGAGAGGTGAAAGCAATTGAAGCGATCCGAGAATGCGAAGTAAAGCTCGACATTCATTATCAGCGTAAGATAGGGGAAACTCTTGATAATCATTTGATTGTCATCCGAAGGGATTATGAAGAGAAATTCCGTCAACTGAAAATGAAAGAAGAAGATGTGGCAAGACGTGAATCTGCAATAATAGCAGAAGAAATAAAAGCTGCAGCGGAAGCAGAAAGAGCTAAAAAAGCTGCAGCGGAAGCAGAAAGAGCTAAAGAAGCTGCAGCGGAAATAGAAAGAGCTAAAAAAGCTGCAGCGGAAGCAAAAAGAGTTAAAGAAGCTGCAGCGGAAGCAGAAAGAGCTAAAGAAGCGGAAAATGCTCTGATGTATGATGAGGAGTTGTTGCGGGGCATTGTGCGGCTAATTAGACAAATAAGCGGATCAGTAGAAAACGTAAGGTCTAAAACAAGGGACATTTTGAGAACGTTGAATAACAGTAATGTTCCTCAATCTGTGACAATAGCAATTTTCGCAAAGAAGGTTATCTCACTATATGAGACGAGAAAATCAGACTCTGATGTCTTCGCGTGTGGCCGTGTGATAGTTAATGTTAGTGTACAGGTGCCGGCTGTGATGAGCTCCGTTCTGGCCGAGTTTCATAAAGAATGTATGTATACTGTTCCGAAACATATAACCTACTCAAAGGCGGCCTTTGAAACAGAAGAAAGATATTTCAAAGCGATTGGCTTTCGAGAAAAAAATGGGAAATTGGAGACAATGGACAAGTATCTGGAACGTTTGGAATCGTGGATGAAACTATACGGGGCCTTAATTCAAACGGAAGGTCACCGTTTGGAATACGGTTGGACTTGGCTTGCGCGGTTTTTGAATACGTTGCCTGTTAATGTATTCACGGCCTCCGCCCTCACGGCTTTCCTAGAAATGGCAGGATTTGCACTTGATGAGAAATATAAGGATCAATTCCGGAAGGTATTAACTGCGATATCAAGGGAGTTTGTGCAGAAACTAAAGGCGAGTCGAAACCAAGGAATTAATCCGGTTGTGATGAGGCTTGAAGATTATATCAAATCAAATAAATTCCTTGTAGAACCAGAAGGAATGCGCCTTAGAATCTCTTTGTCATCAAATAATGCTTATTTGTAA
- the LOC141657824 gene encoding uncharacterized protein LOC141657824: MAAKYIVGSLAGSFVIAYVCDNLMADRKIFGGTTPSTVSNKEWFAETDKKFQAWPRTAGPPVVMNPISRQNFIIKTTDDS, from the exons ATGGCGGCGAAGTACATCGTCGGATCGCTTGCTGGATCCTTTGTGATTGCATATGTTTGCGACAATCTGATGGCTGATCGGAAGATTTTCGGAG GAACGACCCCGTCGACGGTATCAAACAAGGAATGGTTTGCGGAAACGGATAAGAAATTCCAGGCGTGGCCGCGAACTGCTGGTCCACCTGTGGTTATGAATCCTATCAGTCGCCAGAACTTTATCATCAAAACTACTGATGATTCTTGA
- the LOC141656237 gene encoding uncharacterized protein LOC141656237, with protein MEHDSREDRNETNEENMEEETEMNFSGSEEMNRGVEHILEKVEAFNQLVSEMLDSGKAHFNKLNQDFEERVLMIHKEQMEKWQDEIKGLRMIDEANEELYARLNNVKSLLQSVKI; from the exons ATGGAGCATGACAGCAGAGAAGACCGAAATGAAACAAATGAAGAAAACATGGAAGAAGAAACTGAGATGAACTTTTCTGGATCCGAGGAAATGAATCGTGGTGTTGAGCACATTCTTGAGAAAGTTGAGGCATTCAATCAACTG GTTTCTGAGATGCTGGATTCTGGAAAGGCACACTTCAATAAGCTAAATCAGGATTTTGAAGAGCGAGTTCTAAT GATCCACAAGGAGCAGATGGAGAAATGGCAAGATGAGATTAAGGGGCTCAGGATGATCGATGAAGCAAATGAGGAACTGTATGCTCGGCTCAACAATGTTAAATCCCTACTTCAGTCGGTGAAAATTTAA